The Triticum aestivum cultivar Chinese Spring chromosome 3A, IWGSC CS RefSeq v2.1, whole genome shotgun sequence genome includes a region encoding these proteins:
- the LOC123056684 gene encoding uncharacterized protein encodes MATPPVASSSPSPSLPLPREGREWKGSDWSGGSAPLPSLLFFTDFRRRWKWEVDEQERRVRDSDERRPRFSSPMAGVGEWQQMRDTNWWRNGQREAGHQLGAPLAADFHGGDVVYLGACFFPTQRSPRAPMDGDGQHVRPRSRALLTDDEDDGTYASDVYSDQLPSVM; translated from the exons ATGGCGACACCGccggtggcctcctcctccccctcaccttctctccctctcccaagGGAGGGAAGAGAATGGAAGGGATCTGATTGGAGCGGTGGATCTGCGCCCTTGCCGTCTCTTCTTTTCTTCACCGATTTCAGGAGGAGATGGAAGTGGGAGGTAGACGAGCAGGAGCGCCGCGTCCGCGACAGCGATGAGCGACGACCCAG GTTCTCCTCTCCCATGGCAGGGGTCGGCGAGTGGCAACAGATGCGGGACACCAACTGGTGGCGCAACGGACAGCGAGAGGCGGGACACCAACTGGGCGCGCCTCTCGCGGCCGACTTCCACGGCGGCGACGTTGTTTACCTTGGCGCCTGCTTCTTTCCGACTCAGCGATCCCCGCGGGCACCGATGGACGGCGACGGGCAGCACGTGCGGCCGCGGAGCCGCGCGCTCCTGACCGACGACGAGGATGACGGGACGTACGCCAGCGACGTGTACAGCG